The genome window ATTTATAGTAATTCATACTATAAATGAGATTAATAAGTTTAAAATAAATTTTAGATAAAGAAAGATTATAAGTATTTGCGGCAATTATAACAATACCATCGCTTATACTGCGGGATCCATGTTGCTGGTTTTCCACAAGTAGGGCATGTCGGGGCGGCTCCAGGTCCAGTGGTTGGAGTTACTGTAGGTGCAGCTTCCACTTTAGGCTTAGCTTCTACGGTAGGGGTTACGGCAGTCGACGGTGGGGAAATCTCTATAGGCTCGCTTAGTAATATTATATCTCCAACTTCGGCAACTTTAGCCCACTCAATCTCGACTTCTTGCTGATATTTTGTAGTAACAATTAAAACAATAGCACCAGTTTCGCCCGGTACGAGGCCGACGTCTTTTACTGTTCCAACGAGAGTAGCGTCAGGATTATACACTTGCATTCCAATAAGCTTAGATCTAGGAATGACTTTTTTGCTCATCTAGATTACCAAAGTATTCTATTTCATAGAAATTATTATACTTTGCTATTTGATATTGAAGATGAGTGCCGGGGGCGGGATTCGAACCCGCGATGACCGGATTTCTCATCTGGCCCTTTTTATTTAGATTATGAGTCCGGCGCCCTCGACCAGGCTAGGCGACCCCGGCTCTTTTTCTTTTTTATTTTTCTATATTATTTTTTCTCTTTTTAATATTGATTACTCACCGGGTTCATTTTATTAACTCAACTATGGTTTTTTAAGTTTTCGATTATGCTAAGGTTTTGCCGGAAAATCAGCTAATTGATAGTTGATTCGAGAGTTATATATTTGAATTTTTAAATTAGGACTGGCATAGCCTAATTTTAGGTTAAACTAACTTTTTATATTTAGTCTTAGATTATTTTTTGGGATGGGATTTGAGGAAAAGATTAGACGCTGTTTTTATCATATTGATTTTTCTAGCACATATCATAATCCTAATACCGCACGTTGAGGCGTCCTATAGCGCGAACCTAACATATTATATTGAAGTAAAGGAGAACGCTAATGCGACAATTAAAATGATTTTTAAGGCTGATGGATCTGGAATTGGCTTTGTAAGCTTGCCATTGTTCGAAAAATATACTGTAAATGTGACGACGGGAAGTGTTGAATGGGTAAAACATGAAGATATAAGCGTTTTCTATACCAATGCTACTTTCAAATTTAGCGGAAAGCCTGTGAAAATGATTATTAGCTACGAGTTTCCATACGCCTCCCTAGTATCCGGAGATACGGCATGGTTTATGAGCAATTATATTCTTGCATCGCCGAACTTTAACGTGTTTGTAGAAGTGAAATTGTATGGTTTGAACTCTGAAAAAGAAATTAGATTTTGGCCTTATCATCCTGTCGAAAGAAAAGGGAATATCTTCGTTTTCCACATAAAAAATCCATTGCTGGATAATAGGGTTATCATAGAATACAAGCTGGCTAATGAAGTTCCAACAATAT of Thermoproteales archaeon contains these proteins:
- a CDS encoding PRC-barrel domain-containing protein; protein product: MSKKVIPRSKLIGMQVYNPDATLVGTVKDVGLVPGETGAIVLIVTTKYQQEVEIEWAKVAEVGDIILLSEPIEISPPSTAVTPTVEAKPKVEAAPTVTPTTGPGAAPTCPTCGKPATWIPQYKRWYCYNCRKYL